CTTAAGGAAGCAACAGGGTTCTCGAAGCTCCCAGCTGGTGCCCTGGTTCCGTCCTAGTCCAGATGGATGTGTGGATCTGTTACTGCTGGATTAGCCCGGAGACAGAAGACGCAGAGGAGATGGGGATGGATATGTCAGagatattcctgtgtgtgtgtgtgtgtgtataggacagaagtgtgtgtgtgtgcgtgcatgcgtgttgtATGTGCGTATGCgatcgtgtgcatgtgtgtgtgtgctcccttgGTCTATGTGTAAGGAGAGCTTTCTCTGTTCCCCCCCTCTGGCTTTGACAGGGTCACCTCTGTGCCTTTCAATCCCTCCTCTCAACCAGTCCTAATTGATCTCACGCATTGCTAGGCCCAAACATCTCCCCCAAAGTCCCTGTCAGGAAGACCGGGGAGAGAAATAAGGGGTTAGCTCATtgtctaaagagagagagatcgacagggtggaggggtgccccttacactccccctccccacccccccctcccctcacatcgAACATCCCTAAATCCCTTGACCGCCCCCTGAGGTGAGTACAAGCCTAAGTCCTAcgactccttctccttctgaaTGGTCCCCCAAAACGCTGGACAGGATTAGTACCCCAAATGTGTGGACATAGGTGTCCCTGACTGTTCTGTagctggagggggcggggggggggggggggggggggcttgcatGGGGGGCTCCGAATACCGGGGGGCTTAAAGGCCCTTGTTGCCCTCGAGGATCAGGGGTTCAGGGCACAATGCAAGCCTCCGGGGCAGGGAGGGCTGAAGAGGGTTTAGCCGCGAGACGAGAGCCTTGTTGACACAGGCTCTGGAGAGGTGGCGGATGCTCTCAGACCGTCAGCTCACCTGCTGCGTTCACTtagtcatgtgtttgtgtgtgtgtgtgtgtgtttgtattggaGATTGAAAGATTGAAAGatcgccccctctcctcccctcccaccccctaacCCAAAGACAAACCAGACGGTGGTTTGCAAGAGTGCGACAGTACACTCAATGCAACCATAGAAACGTGGCAGACAGAACCAGCCCCAAAGAGTCTTTTACACCAGCTCTAATCAGCACATTCCTCTCCTTTCCAAAACTGTTAGTGTTTCACCTGACTGCAGCCTTGTgcggcagggggcgggggggttgctTGTGTCTGTGCGATGGTATGGTGAGCCTggcaggggggcaggtggggtggAGGACCCTGGGGCGGAAGGTCCATTCAGAGAGAAGCTCCCTGTGACACGGCAGGGTCTGGAGAGACACGACCTTTAATAGGGCCTCTTTACAACGCCCAGGCATTGTCAGTTGTGGCTACAACTCTGTTAGTCTCTCAATCATCCTCATTATCTCCCACTGACACCAACACCTCCTGCCGTCTCCAAAAGCCAAGAgcttacacaccacacacaccacacacaccacacacaccacacacaccacacacaccacacacacacacgccaaagggaagtttgtgtttttttttttagatgacATCTGAGAGATGTAGGTCTAcatactgtaaatgtgtgttttacgGAACGGTATTCTTGCGTGCTTAcagacacttgtgtgtgtgtgtgtgctttaagaagtgccccctccaccccccccccacccctcccccccaccacccggaGCCTTCCCTTGTGCCAACCCTTTAGCTGCCCCTGTTTGCATAATTATGCTAATTTCCTCTGCCATAGTGCTAATTATAGCCTGGTAGACAATGGTGGTGCATGGGGGCCTAGGCAGGTCTGGGGGCTGCAGTTCTGCCACTCAGCAACTCTTAACTCTTGTGTCGGTGACAGTAATTAGTCTCCCCCCCTGTGCTGTTTATAGCCTATACTCTCCGCTGTGTGACAGGCCTCCCTAACACTCAACATGGATCGTAAACTGCTCCGGCAAACTGTTCAACCAGCTAGTCGGCAAGCCTCTTTTAAATATAGCGCCTGCACTGCTAAATATAAGGCCTCACTCCTTTAACACTGGTTGTAGGAAGTGGCTGAATAAAGTGGTGTTGTCGCAACCTATTACAGACTCTTGCAGccaaacagtacacacacgaCTTGGACTCATGGGAGGATGAAGCAATTAGCCAGTAGCATCGGTGTTGTCTTGGGAGTGGCGTCTATAAACACAATGCACTTGATTAGGCAAACCCCAGACAATATCCAGTGGTAGTGAcggtggtgatgtgtgtgttgtgatatgTGTGTTCCCCTGGCTGTGCCTGATGCCACTGAGGGGGGTGCTGGAGTCGGCTGCCCTCAGGGGCAGAGGAAGACTTGCCAGTTGACTTAACTGAAGGTAATTGGTCTACTTCCCGGCCCCTCATCTCGGTCCCTCGAGGAGGAAAGGTGATATTACCTCAGAGATCCTAGGAAGTGTTACGATGTTTAGGTTTCCACAGATTCTGTCATCCTATAGGCTAACcaaacacattcagacacacacacacaagtccaacCCAGTGTTAAGTAGCCTATGAATACAATAGGGACCGGAGTAGGGGCCCTGGCTGTAGGCTGGCTCTCTTCTGGCCGTGTCACCAGTGTAGGTGGTAAGCGCTAGACAGGGGGTGCTGAAAGCTAAGCGTTGCCAATGAGCAGGAGGATTAGAGGCAGGAAATGAAGGGTCCACAGACAGACCTGCCCAGCACCCCTGCTTTGTGAGAGCAGTAATACTGTGGTAATTACAAAGACATACTTTAGCaagctagctctctctctctttctccccaccattctcttttcttctgtagAAAAAGGTTTCCTTCTCTGCAGAATTAGAGGGcaaaatgaaagaaagaaagagtaatAATACCCTCCAGTAATACCCCCCCAGACAGATACAATTATTAGATTTTTCCTCACTTTAGTTAACAGACCCCTTCCCCCCCAACGACGCTTTGGTGCCCTTGTGTGCTGTTCCAACATGTGACATACTTAGCTGGCTAATACAAAAGAGGACAAGAGATGGGCCTCTTTAAAGTTGTTGTTGCTAAAATGCTTATTAGCTAATTGTTCCTTGAGTAAGACTCTTTGGATGCGTGAAAGCCTTGTCATGATATAAGGCCTGACATCTGCTTGATCTGGTTAGGCTACAGTGTGTCTGGCATCGCAGCACAGCTGGATGTCCTTATAGGCCGAGGTGAGGCCAACACGTTTCTGACGCTTCTcacgttgcgtgtgtgtgtgacgcgtGTTCAGggattcggtgtgtgtgtgtgtgtgagcgagagcgTGTGTGTTCGAGTGTGTCGCGGTGTAAACGTGTGTACACCGTATTTGCTCCCATTAGAGAGAGATAAGTGATTAGTGCATGGTGGTTAATTAGAGTCTCTTTTCCCCTGACCGTGTAGTGCGGCATCCTGTCCTCCTATTGGTCCGTTcaactcctccttccctcctgcctccttttCACCTCACAAAACAAGCCCGGCTCCACTGTTGGCCTGGCAACGGACATGTGGCTTTCTGCGATGGTTTGCGAGTGCGGAGCCCTTCAGGCCTAATGTCCTTGATGATGTTTTAAAACAAATAGATGATTAATGTGATTAGAGCTTTGTTTGTGAGGAGGCTGCTAATGCCTCCAGTGAGAGACCTGTAGTCTCAAGCAAGGTGGTCTCACtgtgctcaggtgtgtgtgtgtgtgctgtttctcagagagagagagagagagagagagagagggagagggagagggagagggagagggagagggagagggagagggagagggagacagaaggagacagaaggagacagaaggagacagaaggagagaggagactgcTACTTTGATAATAGTTCAACAAAATCCTCTCTTCTACCCTCTCTTCAACAAATTCCTTTTGTTGAACCAGAAACATCTCTTGGCAAGGACAATAACTCTCAATCAAAGTATCTCAGAACCGTTCACTTTTTAATTAACATGGCTGTACCACAAGGAAAAACTTGAGCAAAGGATGTCAGTCTGGAATTGTCAGCTGGTGTTGGTGACATTGTCTAATGTGTTTGTAAGTGACTTCAGACAGCCATTAGGCGCTAAGTGACTCACCAACTTCTACTGTCAGTCTCTGTGATGTGTCCCCACTGCTCCAAACCCCACCGGGGTCCTGTCAGTTTTGCGGTTCTGCGATGCTAAACGCCAGAGATGCTAATGCTAACTTAAGTGTCAACGCCAGTGGAGACGCTAATGCTAAAGGGAAGGTGTTGACGCTAATGGAGATGCTCGAACGCTAATGCTTATTCCGCTCCGAGGCAGCAAACTGTTAAATTGGTTGTACtcctcagagagaaagagagtggtgcTTACGGAGCCTGGAAGCTGGCAGTCAGGGGCCCAGAGGGTGACCTCGGTCTGCGTGTCTAGagactgtttctcctgtgggtcTCTGTGCTTTTTCTTTCAGTTAGCTGGTAATGCTAATGGGGATGCTTAAATCAGCATTGCTGCGTCTTTCATGTGGTAAAGTGGCCTCCAGAGAGCTTTCCATGTGCTTGTTTCAAGGACTCCCCACTCTATAGTCATTTTTCAATGCCAGTTGAAGACAGATTCAGGTGGGCAGATTGATTGGAAAACGTACACATTTCCTGTCATGTGACAGGAAGCCCAAGTGGAGCCCTGATTGGGTTGTTGAAGTCAGAATAATGAGTAGGTGGGATCCTTTTGGACTCTTGATCTTGAATGTGGAGGGCGGTGCTGACTCACTCATTCGCTCACCCACTCACTTTCACTTTTATTTTGTTCTTTTGTTATTTTCTTTCTATATTTAACTGAACTCTCTTCTTTCTTGTTCCTCCACTgtgactctcctctctctctgtctctctctctgtctcagttcagttcagtatgctttattggcatgacagttcgggttgagcagtattgccaaagcaatACATGAATGGACATTTTAACATATATATCATAACAATTAACAAGGagtctaacaataataatatggcAAAACAACAGTAGCATAGCAAGTTGGGGACTGTAGAAAAGTAACAGATAAATGCATGTTAAGATGACAGAAGACAGAAAAGTTTAACAGTCATAcaagttgtctctctctctctttctccactctctctattctctctttcccttgtatctctctgtctctctctcttctagtcCTGGTGTAACTTcaggcatctctctctctctctctctctctctctgtccctctctNNNNNNNNNNNNNNNNNNNNNNNNNNNNNNNNNNNNNNNNNNNNNNNNNNNNNNNNNNNNNNNNNNNNNNNNNNNNNNNNNNNNNNNNNNNNNNNNNNNNNNNNNNNNNNNNNNNNNNNNNNNNNNNNNNNNNNNNNNNNNNNNNNNNNNNNNNNNNNNNNNNNNNNNNNNNNNNNNNNNNNNNNNNNNNNNNNNNNNNNCTCCGCGGCAATCTGTCGACGACCCGCGCTGGCGGTCGCCGCGGCGATAAGGAGCAGCCGGCTGATGCTCAATTGAGCGGCCAGATTAATCCGGTCAGGGTCTGAAATAAAAAAGAAGAGTTTTATTGAGGTTTTAGGAGCTGTGAAATGAAAAAGAGGACTGCaaggacggagggatggagggagggaggagggatgagcgaaagggggagcaggaggtggCGTGTACTATGCTCTGAGCACCGCTGAAGCTTCTGTTCCCCTGCCTggccccgtacacacacacacacacacacacacacagggagagagagtagttgAGGATGCATCCTTCCCACCTAACAAAGGGACACTGTCCTTTTGTTCGGTCGTGACCAGACGTTACacgcagacacagagagatgtgcCCCATTTCAGTCCTGATCCTGCTCTCTAAacacatcctccctctctcgttttcatccctctctccgtgGACCTccactctccttccatccccttACTCTCCCAGTTTATTCTCTACATGCTGTCGTCTTGCTGTTTTCATCTTTGAGAATGGTTCTCCGTGATATTTGCTTGTTCCTCAAAGGTTGAGAGGCGAGCCGTCCCCCATCTGAAGTGAGAATTACATCCTGCTGACATGGATCCATTTATGTGTCCAATCATTGGTCTTCctgtccaccctccctcccccccacagtgCTGTGTCCCGGATCCCTCGATTCCACCTGAACGACATCGCCTCCAGCCTCCTGGTCATCACTCAGGCCAAGAAAGACCAGGTCAAAGGTtagacaaaacacacatgcaaaccacacactccttcactgtgtctgactctctctcctgctccctctcatgctctctctctctcccccgtgtcTAGACGCCATGGAAACCTTGAGGACCATGCTCCAGACAGACCAGGTCCCGTCCCAGCTGTCTGTCACCCGATTGGTCCAGGCCCTCGGTCGGCATGGGGACATCCAGGGCATCGAGGAAGCGCAGACTCTGATGAATGGAATGGGGGTGCCCCTTAACCTGTCCAGAATGGTGTTTGTCAACAACCTAGCCCTGGCCCACATCAACAAGTAAGGCCAGGAGCATTCCAGTAGCTCACTGGGTAGGGCACGGGTTCAAATCCAGCTCGGGTCTTTTTCTGcatttctccccctctttctctcccctacaTTTCCTGTTTATCTCAGCAGTCTGTTCAATAAAGACCTAAAAAGACCCAAAATATGTCTCAAAAACAAAACGTATGGGCGCTCCGTAGTCACGTCTAGATATCAGTGTTGCAGTATTTATTTGGTGTTTCCTGAATAAGTTCTTGTCTCTGTGCCTGGATACCTGCAGCCACGGTCAGTGGGTAAATGTAGTCCATCCTTTAAGATGGAAGTGTCCAAATGCCCTGCAGAGCAATGTCTCCAAACAGTGGAAGGACTGGATGATTGTAATTGTATCAGTGGAGAGTGTGCAGACTCAGTGACCTGCACTTAAAATCATTGCAGTCAATCATATCCTCAGATAAAGGTATAATCTACACAAACAGGGCatctagttgtgtgtgtgtgtgtgtgcacatgtcctctcctccttctctagccctccctgacccccctccaccccaccccacccttccACTGTGCCCCTATCTGATTTGATCAGAGATTGCTTGTGTTGAAGCTGCTGGTTGTGAACAGACCAGAGCGTTGAATCGGGGGGGGAAATCTTAACAATTCAACCCACCAAGCTAATCACACCAGCCCCTGTCACGCCACCAGTTCATGTGAATATTTAAAGGAGCTGTACGCGCGGCGATGGCTGTGACCGGCGAGGCTGAATAATCGAAGCGAGGGCCCCCTCTGAAAGCCCCGTCTCCTTCCCCCTCGCCGCCGCCTCCCGCCTGCCCCCTCAGCCAGTGGGCTGAGCCGCCCCGGCACGCCGTGTCACAGCTGCTtaggagccccccccctccgcagGGTCAGAGTTCAGCCTGACAGCCCCGGCCGAGCGGAAACGCCGGCGCTGCCCACTGGAGCGCGAGCGGTGGCTTCACTTCCGCCACCGCCGTCCTCCTCGGGTCGCTTCGTACCCCAGTCCGCCCGCATCaggcccacccccacccccccccccccttgcccactccccccccccccacacacacacacacaccgagcctTTCACCGGATGCGGGCGTCCGATAAATGTTTGATCGGTGGGAGGAACGTTGAGTGTGTttcctttcttgttttttttttccacgTTTGACATTAGGAGAATGGTATGAGTAATCACTGCACTCTGTACTCTATATCCTTGtctgccttcctctctgtcaAACTATCTGTTTAGCATTGTTCCCTTAGTTCTACAGTTATTTTTAAAATCTTACAGAGGAAGCTGTTAAGGCCTATATTAAAACTATGCGCACACTAAATGTGCATAATGTGTCGGAGGTGTGTAGAAGCATGCAAAATGACATTTCCGCTTAGTTCTGTTCCCTTAAAGCATGAGCGTTACTTTCAGTAAGTATAACTTCTCAAACTAACtcgtcttttctctctccaaccccctcccccgcccttcCCAGTGGTGACCTGGAGGGGGCGGTGGAGCGCCTGGAGGCGGTGTACACCCAGGCCAGCGACGAGCCCGCGCCCAGCATGTCTTTCGTCTTCCGGAAAGTTCTGGAGATGAACAATGAGGCTGCCCTGGACAAACGTACGATAtctacacccaacacacacaccacacataccacacacacaccacacacacacaccacagacaccacacacaccacacacacaccacacacaccacacacacatcacacaccacacacacacaccacacacaacacacagcagcAAACAATCCAGACACAAGGACTCAGGATTCACCCCTCTTTCACTAAAGAGAGCTGTTTATGGGTGGCTGTCTTGGGTGTGTCCTGTACAGCGACTTGAAGGTTGAGTTTCAGGTGTGtgatctaactgtgtgtgtgtttgtccagtcAGCGCCATGGCAGAGAGACTAGCCAATCACTTTGCGTCGTACAGAGCCGCTTCCGATCTCTTTCTGCAACTACTGGAGATGGACCGCGTAGAAGATGCCAAGTTCATGCtggcggtgagtgtgtgtgagatgtctctctgtgtgtctgtatttacacatgtatgtgtgtgaaagagagagggagcaatttCAGCCTTTTTCAAATTGCCCTCAATTTCTCCAAACTGCGTTCCCTGACTCTCGCCCCTGGTTCTGAATGGGTGCTGTATGCGAGCGAGATGGATTTTCCGTGGTTCTGTGTCACTTAGCGTTTCCCAGAGTGGCGTGAAAACACCGAGCGCTACAACGCCTAGCTGCTCCACCTTAGCTGCTCCACTTCACAGGGAGTTCCAACACCGCTCAATCAGGAGCCGTAGCCGCCATCCACATCCGTAGGTGGAGATCAGCCAGGATACCTCACCTCCTCTGGGTTTTGGTGGTGCGTGATTTCAGTTAATTGCTGCATCATTTGGTGGAGCAGTCCAGTAGAGGATGGCCTGGTCTGGGATGGTGTCTGGTGTCATGTGGTCCCGTAGTGGTCAGATCTGATCCAGCTTGGTCTTGTTCAGCACAGGTCTGGTGTGGTACTGTGCTACTGTACcaggcccctctcctctctgctcagacCCGGAGTCACTTTAAGGTTGTGGAGAAAGTAGCAGGCAGGCCAACTTTTACAGGCTTTCGGAACCTAAACGGCAAACTCCTGAAAGCCTGTAACTAGGCCTAGCAGAGGAGGACCGGTCTgttgtgaggggggaggaaatgAAGTCATTAGTGCCGAGTGGGATAAAAGGTACCTAATGAAGCAGAGTGGGatacagggggggaggaggaggtcctTACGGACGTTGTATGAGGTTCATagtgaaaggagggatggggggtgggggtggtggagaggttaggggggagggatgCTCCCTAGCCGTCCAGAGCTTTTAGGCGTTCGTCTGGGagaatgtgggggggggggcgcagtcACTGCTAGTCAGACTGTCGGGACCACcccggaggggggggtggagaaagtGGAGAATGCAGCGGAACAGCGCTGTCTAATTGGCCGATGGTACCGAAGGCCTTCTGCGTCTGAGTGGGGGCGAGCAGCGTTCTTGTTTTAATACGGGCCGCTGTTAAAAGCCTGCCGGGCCAAGCGGCTTTTAATTCACCCAAGGAGAGGGACGCACATTGTTCACGACTGGCTTGTAATCCCACCTCATTGGCTGTGAACCCGCTGCCAGGAGTCTGAGCACGGCAGGCTTTAATGCACCACTTATAGGCATgcaggcgtacacacacacatcccaaaacACTTAGCAGAGACTTTTATCGTCTCAGAGGTGAGGTACGGGCTGGATTGTTGGCTTGAACAACTCTGCGCTAACATTTAGCTTTGGGGTTCtacggcgcacacacacacatctggctcGTCCCAGGAGCGCCCGTCACCCCCTTGTCAGCTAGAAGTGAGGGGCTGCCCTGACACCCCCCCGCGCCTgctgcaccccccacccccttcacacCAAGGTCACGacctctcgcccctctcccctcattaACACACAGCTAACTTCCTCTGCCTCACTTCCTGCTCTCCGCTAATTGGCTAAATTGTCGTGGAGAGCGAGCGACTAGTGGTGAAGTCGGGGCTAAATGCAGATGtaaatcggggggggggggggggggccctttCATATGACTAAGTGTAGATAATTATACTTTTGAAGTGAACAGCACTGTGCATTTTAATTTCATAAAGAAATACGTAGTTATCTAGCAGACACCCTATTAGCTATGTAATTAACCTCTGTGTTCAGAGGGCTGTGTGGAGTGTACAGAGATATGATGGCGGGGACGGGCCAGTCAAAAACACTCACAGGACCCCAAATACAACACGCACagaaacggtgtgtgtgtgtgtgtagttttgtAGTTCTGGTTGTAATTATGTTTCCTgtcccccctctcgctctctctgtctctctgtctgtctctctctgtctgtctctctctctctgtctgtctctgtctctctctgtctctctctctgtgtctgtctctctctctgtgtctctctctctctctgtctgtctctctcgctctctccgtaGCGCTGTAACGCCGTAGCGGAACAGAAAGACTTTCTGGTGTCGTACATGTCCAGACTGGCCCAGAAACCAGGACaggtataacacacacacacaaacacacacacatacacactcactcactagcAAGGAAGCACATTTAACCATTAATATTTGTCCCAGGGATACTCCTTGTTTACCAGGCTCTCAGTGAACAGTCAGATATTGCTTGTGTGtcaagtttctctctctctcttcctgtccctctcctaCTCCCTGTCTGCTGTAGGCGGGCAAGATCAAGACCCTGGTCAACTTAATCCCAGATTTCACAGACAAGGAGACTCTGTACGCCTACCTGCTGAAGTGTTACAGTGAGTGTCACCGTACACCTGTGAGGCTGCGCTGCACTCACACGGAGCTTGTCCCAGGGGCTAACTCCTGGATATGAACTGgctctttaaaaatgcatcaatcagggcaggagtgaggagagggaggtgttcaGGAAGGGGAGGAACACATGTCAGTTAAAGAGCTAGCCGTgcaagctagcctagcgtgCTAAACGCAACACAAACTGCTACTCTCCACCACACTGGAGACCCAGCCTGCATGACTATTTCATTAGCATTAGCCCCTGACTAGCGGTCAAGGTCTGGCCGGGGGGAGAATAAaaaaatgttctgttctgtctttTCTCTTGTTCTTTTTACCCATCTCGGGGTTGTattcctctttgtctctctctctctctctctccttcctctctctctctctccttcctctctctctctctctctctccctctctctctctctctctctctctctctctctctctctctctctctctctctctctctctctctctctctctctccttcctctctctccttcctctctctctcctgggccGACCTCACGGTTCACTTTTTGCTCGCCCGTTCTTTTCTCCTGACTTCTTTCTCTTGTGTTTGTGTCC
This DNA window, taken from Osmerus eperlanus chromosome 6, fOsmEpe2.1, whole genome shotgun sequence, encodes the following:
- the lrpprc gene encoding leucine-rich PPR motif-containing protein, mitochondrial; the encoded protein is METLRTMLQTDQVPSQLSVTRLVQALGRHGDIQGIEEAQTLMNGMGVPLNLSRMVFVNNLALAHINNGDLEGAVERLEAVYTQASDEPAPSMSFVFRKVLEMNNEAALDKLSAMAERLANHFASYRAASDLFLQLLEMDRVEDAKFMLARCNAVAEQKDFLVSYMSRLAQKPGQAGKIKTLVNLIPDFTDKETLYAYLLKCYNVDKDLEQAKALYLQMQQEGVEVNQLSLKRLAEMYRNAGETPPFTEPPESYKFYADKLKERTRAPARSPAEE